The following DNA comes from Pseudomonadota bacterium.
ATCAGCGGAGATTTTAAAACGGTCGCTAGAGTCAAATCATCTTCTGGCAACAACAAGAATTGTCCCAACGCCATCAAGTCTTGAATCGCCAAATGTGTGGTGAGCAACAGGCGGTCATTGCCTGCAATGGGGACGTTCTTTTGTTTGAGAGCTTTAATGAGAGCATCGACAAATGCTGTGCGCCGCTGTACTAGAATCATAATATCCCCGGGCCTTAAAGGGCGATTTTTCGCTTCCAACCGTTCGCCAGTTTCCAGCCACTGTTGAATGCAATCAGCCAACTGCTGCGCCAACATGTAGGCAGGACTTGGTTGATACTCGGTTTTGGCCACTGGCATCGGCCATGCGGCTTCTTGTTCCTCAGTTGCAGGTTGCACGAGCGGCCATACTTCAACCAAACCCCCCTCCCCTTCTCGATAAGGAACGTGCTTGATCTCACCTCCTTCCATCGCCACACCATTACGGGCAACTTCATTTTGAAACACCTGATCAACCACCTGTAGTACAGCAGCGGTAGAGCGATAAGAAGTGGTCAAGCGCACGTCTTGCCAGGGTTGCTGACATGCTTTGACCAGCTTGGCAAAATGGGTGCGCATCTGCCCGAAGACTTGGGGATCTGCCCCTTGAAAACTATAAATTGACTGCTTGACGTCGCCAACTACAAAAATGGATCTAGGGGTTTCCGGGCGTGTGCCAAGTCCTGAAAAAAACTCTTCTGCCAAAGCAGCAATCACCTGCCATTGTGCAGCACTGGTGTCTTGGGCTTCATCAACCAAAATGTGATCCAAACCGCCATCGAGTTTATAGAGCACCCAAGGCGCAATGTCTGGCTTGGAAAGCAGTTGACCAGTGGATCTAATCAAATCATCGTAATCTAGTACGCCTCGATAGCGTTTCAAGGTTTCATAGCGCTTGGCAATGGCTGAGCCTAAGCTTAAACTGGCTGAGGAGATGCGCCCAATGCGGTGTTTCTTTAGATATTGTTCCAGCTCAAGGAAGCGGTAGGCTTCTTGAGTTAAAATATCTGTAAGCTCTGGGCACATTTCACCAAGACGTTTTGTGACCAAAACTTTGCGAATATCTCCCGTTTGCGTCAGAAAGGCGGCGCGATATTCTGGCAGTCGATCAAGGCGCTCTTGTGGTGAAAACAGCCAATTTGCAATACGACGGGCCCGATCTTGATCTGTCTTGAGCCCATCATTTAAGAATTTGACGGCATGTTTCAACGATACCAAATCGAAATGGGTTTCGTGACAAAAGCGAGCCAGAATATCTGACTCAGCTTCCGACAAAGACACTTGTAAAAGTGGCTCAAACAATCCTGCAATCCGCCCTCCAGTGGCAAGTTTCAGGTGATGTCGTTTGGCTAGTAATTGATGTAGGACGGCAGCAAAAGTGTTCTCATCAAAAAGTTCAGCTAAATCAGACAAGGTTTTTTGATGCCCTTGGTCATTAGATGGGTCATTAGATGGGTTATCGGAGCGCAACAAAACATCACGTTGTGCCTGATGCAACAAAGCTCGGGTGGTTTGCTCATCCAGCACGGAAAAATGCGGCGGCAGTTCGGCTTCCAGGGGAAAACGTTTAAGCAAAGCCTGGCAAAACCCGTGAATGGTCATGATTTTCATACCGCCCCTGGCATCCAACACTCGGGCAAACAAAGATCGAGCATGGGCTTGCATTTCCACTGTAATCGCTTCTCCCACAAGCGGCGCCAATTCATCGATTAGGGAGTTTGCATCCAATGTGCTCCAACGGCTCAGGCAAGTGTTCAAGCGATTGGTCATCTCGCCGGCGGCTGCACGCGTGAAAGTCAAACAAAGAATTTTTTCAGGAGCTGCCCCGTGCAATAGCAAAGAGAGCACCCGATCGGTAAGTACTTTTGTTTTGCCTGTTCCAGCAGACGCTGCCACCCAAGTGCAGGTTGCTGGGTCCGACACCCAGGAGCGAAACTCAGTTCTCGTTGTCATCAATGCCTCCTTGACCCCACTCGGCAACGCGAGCCAGATGCGCATAGTCATTGAACTTGGGAGCTCGATTGGGTCGCGGGCATGACTGGTATGGCGTGAAAGGATCAGCAAAAGTTTTAATCAGTTGCTGCAAACCGTAAAGCGCTTCTTCGGCAAGTTCTTCCGGATCGTCTTTTAAAGCCTTGACCGCGCCAGCAGGAGTTCGCCCAGTTAGCTGCCAAAAACTTAACGATCCCACTGGAGCAGCTACAACACCGGTAAAGCTACCTTGCTGTGCCATAGATGTCTCCAAGGCCAATTGTGAGGCATAGCCTTTGCGCACATTTTCACTCGATGGCACCATGCCAGTTTTATAATCAATAATGTGCAGGGCTCCATCGCTCGTTTTATCAATGCGATCGGCGATTGCAGTTAATACGAACGCAGGAGTGACTTGGATTTGACCTGGCACTTCTAACCAAGTTTCGATAGGAGCCTTTGCTTGCCTGTGTTTGCGCTCTTGCCCAATAAACCACTGGGCAACCCGGCGCAGGCGATGCCCCCAAAAGCTTGACAGCAATGAGCCCCCATACTGTTGTGTATACATCTGTTGTGCCAGTGTAAATAGAGCATTAGCTGCCTGAGGAGAATTTACATCAGGTTTTGATTTCAAGTAATGTTCAAGCACGGCGTGCAAAAATGTTCCTCTGATTGAAGCATCAAAGGTAAATTCCAGAGGATCTAAAGGACGCAATTTTAAAATATGCCGTGCGTAAATGGCATAGGGATCCCGCATCCAGATTTCAATTTTTGTAACCGATAATTTCTTAGGGCGTACGTCGGCGGGCGGTCGTGGTGCTGGTTGCGCCCATGGCTTAATTGCCGTTGGCTGATCAAGTTGGCTTTGCCACCAGGTCCATTTTTCCCCTCTATCGACCTTGTGCATGAGTTCCTGTTGCTGGAGAACAGTTTTAATGCGCAACAACCACCGAGCAGGAACGGTTGGTGTTCCTCCTACTTTGGTGGAGCGGGTTAGCACAACTTCGGGCGCAGAAAATCCGTGGGCAAAGTCATGGGCTGATAACCCCACGCGCCTTTCTGGCAGGGGCAAACCCAGTTGTTCTCGCATCGGGCGATTCAACCACGGATCTGTGTCATGATGGCCTGGCCAAGTTCCTTCGTTTAAGCTTGCTAAAATGACACGATCAGCTTTCAGCATACGAGCCTCAAGGGGCCCATAAATATGCACACGTTCGTGAAATCCGTGCGGTTGCCGCACAGTTTGCCCCTTCAACAATTCTTGCAATACTTCAGGAAAATCTTGTCGTGCCACATCTGGAAACACTGAGATTGTTTCAATAAGTTGTTTGCAAAACTCTAAGCACGCTTGTCCTAATTCACCTTGCCAAATCTTTTTCTCTGTTAAATGGTCTGCAACGCGTAGAAAATTCTTAAATAACTTTGCAAAAGAATTTCTTTGATCTTTCTGTAGCTCAAGTAATGGTTGTGCAACGGTATAAAAGTTTTGCAGCCAAGCATAAAGTTCTTGCTGTTCTAGATTTTTGACTTGGCTTAAGAAAACGGAAAAACTCTCAAACGGCGGACGACCTCTAATAACCTGTTGTTCCAACAATGGAGCCCATCGCGTATCCAAAAAAGGTTGTTTGAGCACTGACAACAAAGCCAGACTAGAAAATGGCTGACACAAAAACTCTGCCAGCAATAATAAAAATCGACCAGGCACTGTAGCAGTCAGAGAAGTACCTGCGGTATCATCAGCTACAATGTGCCAACGTAAAAGCTCAGACTTGATGCGTTCTACTAACAAACGATCCGGCGTGATGATGCAGACTGTTTTAGCTTGGGTTTCTAGGGTTTCCCGCACCATCATGGCGATGCTCAGCGCTTCTTCCTGCACACTAGCGCATTGCAGGTAGCAAAACCCTTGTAAAGCACCCGCAAAATCACGCCGTGCAGTTAAAGCAATATCAGGTGCCAGTGCCTGCGACAAAAGCTGGGCGCGCTTTTGTCCAGGTTGAGCGTGCTGTTGATTTTCCAGGATTGGCAATTCTTGTACCTCTGCCCTTGACATCTCAAAACGCTTAAGTAAGTGCTGCAAACCATATTGTGGATGGCATAAATCCAGATCAGTCCATGCCGCATCCGCAATATCTCGGTCTAGTCCAGGTAAAATTACTTTTCCTTGAGGCAAAGACCGCACAACGTTTAACAATACCGCTGTTGCTGGTATGGTTCCAGTCGATCCTGCTGCAACTACTGGATAATCGGGAGGATGTTGCCGCCACATATCTGCGTAATCTTCCAGAAGCGAGCGCTGACGTTTGGCCGGATCCACACATGCTTTTTCGGCTAAAATTTCTGGCCAGAATTGGGCAACGATTTTCAAAAAATCGAGGGTGACCTGCCAGTGATGTGCGTAATCTTCTGGTGCGAGTTGAGAAAGCTCATCTAGAGACACTCCGGCCCATGCGACCTGATCAATGAGACCTGCCAGTTCTTGCGCTAATTGCACAACTTGTGCTGCATGAAGCGGATGAGAATCCTCCTGTGTGGTTAATTCTTGATGCCGCTGGATCAGGGACATCAAAAGCCCCTGGCGCTCAAGCGATGCAACCGTTTTTAAGACAGTAAAGTCCGGTTTATTAAAAGCCACAAAGTCCTCGTCTAAATCTCCCAACGCCATCATCTGCGGCAGCATCAGAGGTTTTCCGTGTTTTGCATGTTTTAAAAACACATCTTTCAAGGAGCGGCACGCCCGGCGGTGCGGTAGCAAAATCAGGTGTTGGTTGAGAGCTGCAGGATCACTGCCGGTGTCATGTAACAATTGCTCTGCAAGGGTGTCCAAAAACGGCATCCAGGCAGGGATATTAAAAACGTGTGTTGGGTTTACTTTATCCATGGGAGTAAAGTAGCGATTACTAAGCTATGGGTAAAGGGTATCTTCTCCAAATTCCCGGGTAAATGGACCAGATGACAAAAAATTACCGCCTAAAATCAATGTCTTAAAATCTGGAAATCCTGGCCCAGTTCAATGCCCACAAGATCTGTCAAGCAAGTCTTCTCAAACAGACCTCCAAACGGCCCGTGGACAGAAAGTGCAGTTATCTCTTATCCAAAACTCAGGTTAGTTATGGTCATAAGCAAGCTTATAGTTTAAGGTAGCAACTATCACCAATAACAGCAGAGTCTTTGGATGCCTAAAAAGAAAAGTCGTCTTTCTCCCCATGATCGCTATGCGCGTTCTTCCTTGCTGCAACCTAAGGTTGCACGTGAATTTTTTAATGAACACTTGCCCGTTGCCATCAAGAAATGTGTTGATTTGTCGAGCCTTGCTCCACAAAAGGAGAGTTACATCAATGACAAATTACACGCAAAGGTTGTTGATATTCTGTTTTCAGTAGATTTTGCAGGAGAGGATGGTTATTTATATCTACTGATAGAGCATGCCTCAACGCCTGATCCTTTGCTTCCCTTGCGTATGCTCCAATATGTCTTGGCAATTATGGAAGAGCATTGTCGGCGAACCGGTGAGAGCAAGTTACCTATTGTTTTCCCGATGATCTTTTATACCGGGCGCAAGGAATACAAACATTCGACGAACATTTATGATTTATTTGGCAAGCACAAAAAGCTATCTCGCGAGAAATGAAAACCTCTAGTTTAATGATAGCGAGAAGCGCGCAGTTTACTTGGGTAAATGAGCACTTCGAGCGTATCAGGAAACAGAGGTTTTCATTTCTCTTCAGTATAGCGCAAAGCATTTACAGCAAACCTTACAAGCTGGTGGATTTAACTCAGATTCCGGATGAGCAACTCAAGCAGTATCAGTGGTTAAGCCTGTTGGGTTTGGTTATGAAACATATTCGCGATCATGATTTTTTACCTATCTTGAAAGATATGATACACTTGCTACAAAGGATTGAATCAACAGGTGGAAGTGATTATATCTACCGTACGTTGACGTACGTAACAGAGGCCGGTGAGATTAGAGACCCGGAAGAGTTTGTGAAAATATTACGACAAGGATTAGAAGACCCGGAGGAAAAAGTTATGACATTAGCAGAGCATTGGAAACAGGAAGGACTTGCTCAAGGGATAGAGCAGGGTATGGAGCGAGGCATAGAGCAAGGCATAGAACAAGGTATAGACCGTGGTATCAGACTCACAGCGCTTAATTTTCTAAAAGCGGGCTTGAGTATTGAACAAGTTAGCAAAGGGACGGGTTTGTCTGTAGAAGAAGTTGGCGACATCCGTTGTAAGAATTTTTCTTAAATTTGGCTGCGTTTGTTAGCTTTGAGGAAAAAGATAATTGGATACCGGTTATCATAGGCACATAGGAGACGTTGGACAAAAATGAGTAAAACTTGAGTTCCAAAACCAACGTTCAGGATGACGATCCGTAGGCAGCACATCTTCACTGAACAACCCCGGGGGGCAGTGGTCTGAGGTTATATCTCGCTAGAATTTATCTTAAATTTTTATGTTATATAGTCATACATCCTATGCGTAAAAAACGCTTTTATTTTTTATTACGATTAACTATATTTTAATCAGTTCGGGCGCGATGCTCGAACCGGGACTTCGGTCCCAAAGGTGTTGGGTTTATCCCAAGACCTATGTCTCCCAGACATGAAGCCTCCCTGTAAAACTTGGCCGGGTTTATCCCGGCTTTTTTTTGCACTAGCATATACTCTTTTAGCTCACCTTTTCAGTGAACATCCTCAACTCTCTTTGTGCTACAGAAAGCACAGCCAAATCGGCAGTTGGTAAAGCTTGGGTATCTTTTAAAATTCCATCAACGTGGGCAACAGCGTCGGAAACATGATGCTGCCAAATTTCTAAGGCCTTTGGACCAGAATCCGGGACAGCCTTATTCTGCGCCTGAAAATACTGCAACACCTGACGCGTCAAACGATCTTGAGCAAAAGAGAAATCTTCAAAGATTCCGTGGATTGCCAAGCGCTGCCAAGATGTTTTACTCCAAAGATTGGATGCCTGAGACCTAAGGTCATTGAAAGCAAAGCGCGTGCCAACAGCAAAATAAACGCGTGCTACCTCAACAACGGCAACCCCCATATCTTCTGCAATCAATAAAATATCAGAAGACGCAGCAATCAGCTCAATTTCTGCCATTTGTCTTGCAAGCAACTCACTCAATCCAAAAGAACGATAACGCTTAATCATTTCCAGCAACTGTTCCTTATCGTAAGTTGTTAAGCATAGTTGTATATGTTGTTGTAATTCGGCGAGGTTGGTTTCAAATTTTTGCATTAAGGCATCTGTCAGGAAAGGAACCCGATGCCCTAAGAACCAAATCACTGTGCGCTTGATGCGCCAGCGAATTTGTGACAAGCATTTAATCTGGTTTTCAGGAGTTAATTTTGTTTCCAATTCCTTAATACTTTCGATCAAATTATGAAAGCCATAGAGATGCAGCACCAAGTAAAACCCTTGCACGATCTCCCAACTGGGACGTCCCAACTTTCCTGCAAGCTCTAGTGAAAATGCTGAGCCCATAAAATTGATCAGTCGATTAACTGCCATTGTCGCAACAATTTCACGCCTTAAGGGATGACGCAAGATCTCAGGCAGGTATTTTTCCTGCAACACCTTGGGAAAATAATTCCGTAATTCAAACTCCAGTAAAGAGTCATCAGGCAATTGAGTTTTGATGATCTCATTAAACAAATCATTCTTACTATAGGCAAACAACACCGCCCGCTCAGGCCGAGTCAATCCAACACCTGATTTTTGATACTCAGTGAGTTTGACATCATCGGGTAAGAACTCAAGTTGCCGGTTTAAAACTCCCTTTTTTTCTAGGTGTCGCATCAAACGTGCATCACGCTCTAAGATATGACTGGCTCGCGATTGTGCAAGTGCCAGGGCCAAGTTGTTATACTGGTTACTTTGCAAAACCAGGTGTTCTACCTCATCAGTCATCTGTTCCAAGAGTTGATCCCTTTGCGTGAGGGAAAGTTTTCCTTGCTCCACCACATCTTGCAGTAAGATCTTGATGTTTACTTCGTGATCCGAGCAATCAACGCCGCCTGCATTATCAACTGCATCATTGTTAATGCAGCCTCCCGCCCTTGCAAACTCAATTCGAGCATTTTGGGTCAAACCCAAATTTGCCCCTTCTCCAACAACCCGGCACCGCAACTCATCTGCATTCACTCGGTAAGCATCATTGCTGCGATCTCCAACTTGTGCATGAGTTTCCCGGCTTGATTTAACATAGGTGCCTACACCTCCAAGCCAGAAGAGATCATATTGAGACTTAAGAAGATTTTGAATTAACTGTGCTGGAGTGATCGTTTCCTGACCCAACTGCAACCAATGCCTAATTTCAGGGGTTAAGTGGACTTGCTTAGAGGTTTTCTCATACACAGCACCACCCCTTGACAACAAATCTTGGTTATAGTGTTCCCACCCCAACACCTCACCAAACAGTCTGTGGCGCTCTTTAAAACTAATCTCCGGATCAGGATTGGGGTCAATAAAAATTGACCGATAGCTGATAGCTGCTAAAAGCTTTAGATGTGGTGAAAGTAACATCCCGTTCCCAAACACATCCCCCGCCATAGAACCAATGCCTACAACAGCAATGGACTCTTTTTCAATATCCCTGCCATGCGCCCAAAAATGTTGTCTAACAGATTCCCACGCACCCTTTGCCGTAATACCCATTTTTTTATGGTCATAGCCGGTCTTGCCGCCTGAAGCAAAAGCATCATCCAGCCAAAAATTCTGCTTCTGGGCAATGGCATTGGCATAATCAGAAAATGTTGCAGTTCCTTTGTCAGCGGCGACTACAAAATACGGATCGTCCTCGTCATAACAAAAAGTGCTAAGAGGATGCTTGACCTCGCCTGCTACCAGGTTATCTGTGATTTCCAACATGGCCTTGACCATTTCTTGATAGCACGCTTGCCCTTCAGCCTTAGCTTCTGTCCGATCCATCTGCTCGAGATTTGTCTTAACAACAAATCCCCCTTTGGCTCCAACAGGGACAATGACAGAGTTTTTAACCATCTGTGCTTTGACAAGTCCCAAAATCTCTGTCCGAAAATCCTCACGTCGATCTGACCAGCGAATACCCCCTCTGGCCACTTTTCCGCCGCGTAAATGCACGGCTTCAAACCGAATAGAATAGATAAAAATTTCGTACATAGGTCGCGGCAGAGGTAGCTCCTCGATCCGCTCTGACTCAAACTTGAAGGAAAGATAACTCATCGGTTTCCCTTCAGCATCAACATGAAAGAAATTGCTACGCACCGTTGCCATAACAAGGTTTGCAAGGCTCCTTAAGATACGATCTTCGTCGGGGTGTTGTATCTGATCCAGCTTAGCGCGAACGCCTTTATAAGTATTGACCTCACACGCCTTTCTCTCAAACGCCTGAACCGGATCAAACCGGCAGAAAAAAAGCTGACAAATCTCTTGGGTTATCTCTCCGTGTTTAACCAAAGTTTCTTCAATGTAAGTCTGCCGAAAGGGAATTTGGATTTGGTGCAAATATTTGCAAAATGCTCGCATCAAAAGACACTGACGCCAGCTAAAGGTGGACCGCAACACTAAACGGTTAAAGCCATCGTTTTCAATATCACCTTGCAAAACCCGCAAGAAAGCCTCTTGGAATTTATCTGTTACAGCTTCTAGGGCAACGGGGTATCGCTCGCGGCTTTTGGCTGCAATATCATGAATCCAAACAGATCGATCACCTTGGGGAACAACATGAACCCGTGCCTCATAAAGAATATGCAAATCCATATTGGTCAGCTTATCAAGAATGTCAGAAAGCAAATAAGCCTCACCCGTATGATAAAGCTTAAGACGCACAGTGTAATCTTTATCTTGCGGCAAACGAAAAACTCTTACAAAAGGTTGCTGAGCCTTAACCGTTTTTTCAACCAATCGAATGTCTATCACCACTTCAGAGATAGCTGTTTTTACCTGATAACCTTTATCAAAAGCTTTTTCATATTTTGCAAACAAGGTTGCTGCTTGGGGCTGCTTTAGCTGATTTTGTAGTTCAGTTTGCAACTGATCTTCCCAAGACTCAGCTGCCTGAATTAACAATTGCTCCAGAACTTTCACATCATACTGAAGTCCTTCTTGTCCTTCAGTGGCAGCGATATAATGCACGCGTGCAAAAGAGAGGCCTCCATAACGAGCACTACTGAGTGTCACTGTATACCCAAGCTCACGCTGCAAAATCCTTTGAAGCTGCTCAATAAGTTCGTAATCGAAGCGATCACGCGGGATAAAAACAAAACACGACAGAAAGCGGTTAAAATTATCCTTGCGAATAAATAAGGCAACCCGAGGCTCTTCTTGCAAAGATAAGACCTTCACACCAATTGACATCAGTTCTTCCGCTGCTGCTTGAAATAATTCATCCCGAGGCAACGTGTCAAGAACGTGCAACAAAGCCTTACCATCGTGCCACTCCGGAGAAAAGCCAGCCTGTTTGACAACAGTTAGCACCTTGTGTCGCAATAAAGGAATATCCAATGCACTACTGCTGTAAGCTACAGAGGTAAACAACCCCAAAAACTGGCGCAAGCCAACCACTTTTCCTTTGCTATCAAAAATCTTAATACTAATCGAATCCATAGGTACATTACGGTGCACAGGAGAAAAACGATTGGTTTTGGAAACAATCACTGGATCTTTGTGGTAGAGAAAACTAACACACTCGTCCTGCAAATTAATTCCGTGATAGAGAATACCCGTATCCTCATGATGTGAAGCTTGCAAGATGCCAAGACTAGATTTTGCTACAACGGATTCTTCAAAGGAAGTTATCTTTGGTTTTTGAAAGTCATACTCCCGAAATCCTAAAAAAGTAAAATGGTTGTTTTCAATCCACTTTAGAAATTCCCGGACCTCAGCTGCTTGATCTTCAGAAAAACCAGGTACCTGCAACATTTGTGCAGTCCCACTGACGCAAGCGCGCATTGCTTTCCAATCACGCACTGCCAATGCCACGTCTTGTAGGGTTTGCACAATCTTGTCACGCAATAAAGCAACCTGTTTTTTATCAATGGGCTGAAGAATTTCGCAGTGCAAAAGGGCTTCAAAGGAGTTTTTTTTCTCCAAGCTCGAAGGGACATCAACGCTTTTAGGCTGACCCGACTCATTGCGGCTCACATCATATAACGGCGATATAAAAATATGCGCAACAATCCCCTCTTGACGCAAGATTCCCAAGAATGAATCTGCAAGAAAAGGCTTATTCTCCGTCAAGATATTGATGATGGTGCGGGCATTGCCAAACGAATCAGGATCTGCAACCTCAACAACTTCAACTTTGTTTTCACCAGGCAGGCGCTCTGCAAAAAAGTACCAAAGATTTTGAAGAATTTGTACAATCACTTCAGTAGGTAAAGTGTTGAGATCGATATATTTTTTACGCTTAAAGAAAGTGTATACAAATGACTCAACAAGTGGCCGTTGCTCAACTGGCATTTCTCGTAACACAAGTGCTGTAATTTCCTCGATTCTGGCCTGATTGCCTGACATTGACGACTCTCCCGGTTGCCTCACTTTTGTGTTTATACTACCGTGAAATCAAAACCTCTAGTTTGATGATAGCGAGAAGACAGAGGTTTTGATTTCACTTTGGTATATTTTACAGGATTCAGCAGTAAATGAGAATATGCACGGGCGAACAGGCAAGCACGCCCCTTCCCCAATTTTTGCAAATATGACTTTCAAATGGAGCGGGCGAAGGGATTTGAACCCTCGACCCCAACCTTGGCAAGGTTGTGCTCTACCCCTGAGCTACGCCCGCGCAACCATTCACGTCCGGATGGACTGTATAGACACGATAATACGCAACTGAAAATTTTTTGCAAGCCTGATGTTTGTCCAAAATCCGTCATCTAATTTCTGCATATCTGCTCTCAAGTCATATACATCAAGGCTTTGTGACAATTGTGAGGGATAAGACAAATTCCTCGAATTCAGCTTCTGTCAAATTCGTCGGGATGCTTTGATATTGCTTGCTTCTGCTCATTGTTACCTCCAATACGATATGGCTTAAACACAAAATCAAGGGTACTACCGAATCGCAATCACATAAAGGGTTTGCAATTACTAAAAGTTAGTGTTTTGTTATCTGTATATTAATCTTTTGATTCCTAAAATAAGGTATAAATAAATAATTTCAAATGAAGTGATGAAAAAATTGTTTATCTTTGCATCCTGTTTAAGTTTATCGGGGGCGCCTTCGTATGCTGAACTAGATTTTCAAAACAATACCGGGGAGTATACTAATGTTCAGATCTTTTTTAAACCATCTGATATCTATCTATCTAGATAAATTAGATAAATCACCTAGGACCCTTAAAACACGTAAGATCAAACCACCTAAGATCTTTTTTGAACCACTGCTAATCCAGTTTATGACTGAGGAAGGAAGGAAGGAAGGTTAAAGGTTTTTCTTCGTCGACAAACTCCGAAATCATGAAAGAAGTAGAAAAAGATGAAGTAGAAATAAGAGAAATAAAATGGTTAATCCCCATGACCGGGGGTAAAACAGTAAATTGTGAAATAGGTAACTTAAGAATAACAGATAATAAAAGAATCTCCTTCAATAAGTCCTCATCAAAAACGTCGCCTAAGGGTTATAGTTGCACCATAGAGGCGTTTTAAGATGCCAGCTTTTTGGTGTCCTGGAAATTTTCTACGTGTGCAATTTTTACTCATTTTACTTTTCCTATATCATTAGTTTACTATCCTGTTGAATGACATGCTGCAACCGGGAGGATGACGACCGTGGGACTAGCAAGATTTTTCTGCTTAAGTTAGTGCCATCAACCGCAACACCACTTCAGCTGCTTTTTCACTGGGTTTTACATCTTTGACTTGTAATTGCTTACACACATCTTCAAATGCTTCTATTTGCTGTTGCCGAGCACGCGCCGAACTCAACAACTTATCCAATTCTTGCACCATTGTATTGGGTTCACATTTTTCTTGCAATAATTCGGGAACAACCAACCGATCGTGCATGATGTTGACCATAGCCACGTAACGAACATTTAAGATTTTTCTAGCAAGCCAGCCAGTTAATCGATTCACTTGGTAGGCAATCACAAAAGGCGTGCGAGCCATGGCAAGCTCTAGATTCACAGTCCCAGAAGCAGCCAGGGCAACGTTGCTGGCTCGCATGGCGGCATATTTTTCATGCGCGCCAGTTACAACAAAACTGGGGGCACTCCAAGAATCAACAGCCTGGGATACTTGCTCCTTTAATGCTGTTGTGGTGGGAATAACAATTTTAAGATCTGGATAGCGCAATCTTAACTTTGCAACTGCTTGTTTGAAAATAGGCAAAAGTGTATCAATCTCTCGCTGCCGGCTTCCGGGGAGCAAGCAGAGTAACAGAGTCTCTTTGGCAATCTCATGATCATCGCGAAATTTTTGACGATCAATGGTGTCAATGCCTGCCTCAACAACGTAATGCCCCACAAAGGTTGTCGGCAATCCTTCTTTTTCAAAATACGGCGGTTCAAATGGAAGAATAGCCAACAGATGATCTAGAACAGGAGCTATCTTTTTTGCGCGCTTGGGCCGCCAAGCCCAAACCGTTGGAGGGGGGTAATGAATATAGGGAATGCCACTGCCTCTAAGCTGTTTTGCCAATCGGAAGGAAAAATCAGGTAAATCTATGGTCACCACAACATCTGGCTGCTCTTTTAAAATATATTTCCTCGTCTGCCGTAAACGGCTTAACAGACGTGGCAAGTGCTTAAAAACTTCGAAAAATCCCATAACAGAAAGATCCGACAT
Coding sequences within:
- a CDS encoding NAD-glutamate dehydrogenase, encoding MSGNQARIEEITALVLREMPVEQRPLVESFVYTFFKRKKYIDLNTLPTEVIVQILQNLWYFFAERLPGENKVEVVEVADPDSFGNARTIINILTENKPFLADSFLGILRQEGIVAHIFISPLYDVSRNESGQPKSVDVPSSLEKKNSFEALLHCEILQPIDKKQVALLRDKIVQTLQDVALAVRDWKAMRACVSGTAQMLQVPGFSEDQAAEVREFLKWIENNHFTFLGFREYDFQKPKITSFEESVVAKSSLGILQASHHEDTGILYHGINLQDECVSFLYHKDPVIVSKTNRFSPVHRNVPMDSISIKIFDSKGKVVGLRQFLGLFTSVAYSSSALDIPLLRHKVLTVVKQAGFSPEWHDGKALLHVLDTLPRDELFQAAAEELMSIGVKVLSLQEEPRVALFIRKDNFNRFLSCFVFIPRDRFDYELIEQLQRILQRELGYTVTLSSARYGGLSFARVHYIAATEGQEGLQYDVKVLEQLLIQAAESWEDQLQTELQNQLKQPQAATLFAKYEKAFDKGYQVKTAISEVVIDIRLVEKTVKAQQPFVRVFRLPQDKDYTVRLKLYHTGEAYLLSDILDKLTNMDLHILYEARVHVVPQGDRSVWIHDIAAKSRERYPVALEAVTDKFQEAFLRVLQGDIENDGFNRLVLRSTFSWRQCLLMRAFCKYLHQIQIPFRQTYIEETLVKHGEITQEICQLFFCRFDPVQAFERKACEVNTYKGVRAKLDQIQHPDEDRILRSLANLVMATVRSNFFHVDAEGKPMSYLSFKFESERIEELPLPRPMYEIFIYSIRFEAVHLRGGKVARGGIRWSDRREDFRTEILGLVKAQMVKNSVIVPVGAKGGFVVKTNLEQMDRTEAKAEGQACYQEMVKAMLEITDNLVAGEVKHPLSTFCYDEDDPYFVVAADKGTATFSDYANAIAQKQNFWLDDAFASGGKTGYDHKKMGITAKGAWESVRQHFWAHGRDIEKESIAVVGIGSMAGDVFGNGMLLSPHLKLLAAISYRSIFIDPNPDPEISFKERHRLFGEVLGWEHYNQDLLSRGGAVYEKTSKQVHLTPEIRHWLQLGQETITPAQLIQNLLKSQYDLFWLGGVGTYVKSSRETHAQVGDRSNDAYRVNADELRCRVVGEGANLGLTQNARIEFARAGGCINNDAVDNAGGVDCSDHEVNIKILLQDVVEQGKLSLTQRDQLLEQMTDEVEHLVLQSNQYNNLALALAQSRASHILERDARLMRHLEKKGVLNRQLEFLPDDVKLTEYQKSGVGLTRPERAVLFAYSKNDLFNEIIKTQLPDDSLLEFELRNYFPKVLQEKYLPEILRHPLRREIVATMAVNRLINFMGSAFSLELAGKLGRPSWEIVQGFYLVLHLYGFHNLIESIKELETKLTPENQIKCLSQIRWRIKRTVIWFLGHRVPFLTDALMQKFETNLAELQQHIQLCLTTYDKEQLLEMIKRYRSFGLSELLARQMAEIELIAASSDILLIAEDMGVAVVEVARVYFAVGTRFAFNDLRSQASNLWSKTSWQRLAIHGIFEDFSFAQDRLTRQVLQYFQAQNKAVPDSGPKALEIWQHHVSDAVAHVDGILKDTQALPTADLAVLSVAQRELRMFTEKVS
- a CDS encoding Rpn family recombination-promoting nuclease/putative transposase, with translation MPKKKSRLSPHDRYARSSLLQPKVAREFFNEHLPVAIKKCVDLSSLAPQKESYINDKLHAKVVDILFSVDFAGEDGYLYLLIEHASTPDPLLPLRMLQYVLAIMEEHCRRTGESKLPIVFPMIFYTGRKEYKHSTNIYDLFGKHKKLSREK
- a CDS encoding Rpn family recombination-promoting nuclease/putative transposase: MIARSAQFTWVNEHFERIRKQRFSFLFSIAQSIYSKPYKLVDLTQIPDEQLKQYQWLSLLGLVMKHIRDHDFLPILKDMIHLLQRIESTGGSDYIYRTLTYVTEAGEIRDPEEFVKILRQGLEDPEEKVMTLAEHWKQEGLAQGIEQGMERGIEQGIEQGIDRGIRLTALNFLKAGLSIEQVSKGTGLSVEEVGDIRCKNFS